The Streptomyces aurantiacus genome includes a region encoding these proteins:
- a CDS encoding N-acyl-D-amino-acid deacylase family protein produces MLDHLIKGVTVVDGSGGPAHVADVGIRDGRIAVIGQVTEEARTSEDAAGLVLAPGFVDPHTHYDAQLFWDPYATPSLNHGVTTVAGGNCGFTLAPLNPSRPEDADYTRRMMSKVEGMSLVALEEGAPWNWHSFGEYLDALEGRIAVNAGFMVGHCALRRYVMGPQAVGGQPTREQLSQMVTLLREAMEAGAWGLSTTQSSTHSDGDGKPVASRHAGPAELLALSQAVGEHEGTQIEAIVAGCLDQFSDDEIDLFVEMSAAAGRPLNWNVLTIDAAVPERVPRQLAASERARKAGGRIVALTMPILTPMNMSLGTFCALNLIPGWGEVLGLPVPERIAKLREPDVRAEMLRRADSKEAGVFRRLADFGRYVIGDTYSAANEGLTGRVVRDIAAERGQEPFECIVGICANDDMRTVLWPMPTDNDPQSWSLRQETWRHEDVMLGGSDAGAHLDRMCGAPYTTRFIGDCLRGRKLATLEEAVKMLTDDPAQLFGLRDRGRIAEGFHADLVLFDPQRIDAGKATLVHDLPGDSPRLDSKAIGIKAVWVNGVESIRDDVVTGAVPGKVLRSGQDTRTVSTR; encoded by the coding sequence GTGCTTGACCATCTGATCAAAGGCGTGACCGTCGTCGATGGGTCGGGTGGGCCCGCCCACGTCGCCGATGTGGGGATACGGGACGGGCGGATCGCCGTGATCGGTCAGGTCACGGAGGAGGCGCGAACGAGTGAGGACGCCGCCGGGCTCGTACTGGCGCCCGGATTCGTCGATCCCCACACCCACTACGACGCGCAGCTCTTCTGGGACCCGTATGCCACTCCCTCCCTGAACCACGGGGTGACGACCGTGGCCGGCGGGAACTGCGGATTCACCCTCGCCCCCCTGAACCCGTCACGGCCCGAGGACGCCGACTACACCCGGCGGATGATGTCCAAGGTCGAGGGGATGTCCCTGGTCGCGCTGGAGGAGGGCGCGCCGTGGAACTGGCACTCCTTCGGGGAGTACCTCGACGCCCTGGAAGGACGGATAGCGGTCAACGCGGGCTTCATGGTGGGCCATTGCGCGCTGCGCAGGTACGTGATGGGTCCGCAGGCCGTGGGCGGACAGCCGACGCGGGAGCAGCTGTCGCAGATGGTCACGCTGCTCCGCGAGGCGATGGAGGCCGGCGCCTGGGGACTCTCCACCACGCAGTCGTCCACCCACTCCGACGGCGACGGGAAGCCCGTCGCCTCACGGCACGCGGGGCCCGCCGAACTGCTCGCGCTCTCCCAGGCGGTGGGCGAGCACGAGGGTACGCAGATCGAGGCGATCGTGGCGGGCTGCCTCGACCAGTTCAGCGACGACGAGATCGATCTGTTCGTGGAGATGAGCGCCGCGGCGGGACGCCCGCTGAACTGGAACGTCCTGACGATCGACGCGGCCGTTCCCGAGCGGGTGCCCCGGCAGCTGGCGGCGAGCGAGCGGGCCCGCAAGGCGGGCGGCCGGATCGTGGCGCTGACCATGCCGATCCTCACGCCGATGAACATGTCGCTGGGCACGTTCTGTGCCCTGAACCTGATCCCCGGGTGGGGCGAGGTGCTCGGCCTTCCCGTGCCCGAGCGGATCGCGAAGCTGCGGGAGCCCGACGTCCGCGCCGAGATGCTGCGCCGCGCCGACTCCAAGGAGGCGGGCGTCTTCCGGCGCCTCGCCGACTTCGGGCGGTACGTCATCGGGGACACGTACAGCGCGGCGAACGAGGGGCTCACCGGGCGGGTCGTACGGGACATCGCGGCCGAGCGGGGCCAGGAACCCTTCGAGTGCATCGTCGGGATCTGCGCCAACGACGACATGCGTACGGTCCTGTGGCCCATGCCCACCGACAACGACCCCCAGTCGTGGAGCCTGCGCCAGGAGACGTGGCGGCACGAGGACGTGATGCTCGGCGGCTCCGACGCGGGCGCCCATCTGGACCGGATGTGCGGGGCGCCGTACACGACCCGGTTCATCGGGGACTGCCTGCGGGGCCGGAAACTGGCGACGCTGGAGGAGGCCGTGAAGATGCTCACGGACGACCCGGCCCAGCTCTTCGGGCTGCGTGACCGCGGCCGGATCGCGGAGGGTTTCCATGCTGACCTCGTGCTCTTCGACCCGCAGCGGATCGACGCCGGCAAGGCCACCCTGGTGCACGACCTGCCGGGAGACAGCCCGCGCCTCGACTCGAAGGCGATCGGCATCAAGGCCGTGTGGGTCAACGGAGTCGAGTCGATACGGGACGACGTGGTGACCGGGGCCGTACCGGGGAAGGTGCTGCGGTCCGGGCAGGACACGCGGACGGTGAGCACCAGGTGA
- a CDS encoding LLM class flavin-dependent oxidoreductase has product MEFGLFVQGYVGKRAETDPLAEHKALMEETEYVIQADKSGFKYAWASEHHFLEEYSHLSANDVFLGYLAHATDRIHLGSGIFNPLAQVNHPVKVAEKVAMLDHLTENRFEFGSGRGAGSHEILGFLPGITDMNYTKEIWEETIAEFPKMWLQDEYVGFQGKHWQLPPRKILPKPHGKSHPAMWYAAGSPPSYSMAARKGLGVLGFSVQKVSDMEWVLEQYKTAIVEAEPIGDFVNDNVMVTTTAICAPTHDEAIRVAVGGGLHYLPSLVFRYHDTFPRPEGFPVWPETLPEYNEEFIELLIAEELLICGDPDEVLMQCKRWEQAGADQLSFGLPVGVPKEETLQTIRLIGEHVIPKIDTDPVHRTTRFRQAG; this is encoded by the coding sequence TTGGAATTCGGGCTCTTTGTACAGGGATACGTGGGCAAGCGGGCCGAGACCGATCCGCTCGCGGAGCACAAGGCGCTGATGGAGGAGACCGAGTACGTCATCCAGGCGGACAAGTCCGGCTTCAAGTACGCCTGGGCGTCCGAGCACCACTTCCTGGAGGAGTACTCGCACCTCTCCGCGAACGACGTCTTCCTCGGCTACCTGGCGCACGCGACGGACCGGATCCACCTGGGATCGGGCATCTTCAACCCCCTCGCCCAGGTGAACCACCCCGTGAAGGTCGCCGAGAAGGTCGCCATGCTCGACCATCTCACCGAGAACCGCTTCGAGTTCGGCAGCGGACGCGGCGCCGGATCGCACGAGATCCTCGGCTTCCTCCCCGGCATCACCGACATGAACTACACCAAGGAGATCTGGGAAGAGACCATCGCCGAGTTCCCGAAGATGTGGCTCCAGGACGAGTACGTCGGGTTCCAGGGCAAGCACTGGCAGCTCCCGCCCCGCAAGATCCTGCCCAAGCCGCACGGCAAGTCGCACCCCGCCATGTGGTACGCGGCCGGGTCGCCACCCTCGTACTCCATGGCGGCCCGCAAGGGGCTCGGGGTGCTCGGCTTCAGCGTGCAGAAGGTCTCCGACATGGAGTGGGTGCTGGAGCAGTACAAGACGGCGATCGTCGAGGCCGAGCCCATCGGGGACTTCGTCAACGACAACGTGATGGTGACGACGACCGCGATCTGCGCGCCGACGCACGACGAGGCGATCCGCGTCGCCGTGGGCGGCGGACTGCACTATCTGCCGTCCCTCGTGTTCCGGTACCACGACACCTTCCCGCGGCCGGAGGGTTTCCCCGTGTGGCCGGAGACGCTGCCCGAGTACAACGAGGAGTTCATCGAACTCCTCATCGCCGAGGAGCTGTTGATCTGCGGGGACCCCGACGAGGTGCTCATGCAGTGCAAGCGGTGGGAGCAGGCCGGGGCCGACCAGCTGTCCTTCGGGCTGCCTGTCGGCGTGCCCAAGGAGGAGACGCTGCAGACGATCCGGCTGATCGGGGAGCACGTGATTCCGAAGATCGACACGGATCCTGTCCATCGGACCACCCGGTTCCGTCAGGCGGGCTGA
- a CDS encoding SDR family NAD(P)-dependent oxidoreductase, which yields MGKLDGRVVLVTGAARGQGEQEARLFAAEGAKVVVGDVLDDQGERLAKELGALYVHLDVSREEDWRAAVAVAKGAYGKVDGLVNNAGILRFNTLVDTPLEEFMRVVQVNQVGVFLGIKTLAPEIGEAGGGTVVNTASYTGLTGMAYVGAYSASKHAIVGLTRVAALELASKGIRVNAVCPGAIDTAMSNPALLDPAAADAEAASEGVERLYRKLVPMGRIGTAEEVARLALFLSCEDSSYITGQPFVIDGGWLAGVSAM from the coding sequence ATGGGCAAGCTCGACGGGCGCGTCGTCCTCGTCACCGGTGCCGCGCGCGGCCAGGGCGAGCAGGAGGCGCGGCTCTTCGCGGCCGAGGGCGCCAAGGTCGTCGTCGGGGACGTGCTCGACGACCAGGGGGAGCGCCTCGCCAAGGAGCTGGGAGCGCTCTACGTCCACCTGGACGTGAGCCGCGAGGAGGACTGGAGGGCCGCGGTCGCCGTCGCCAAGGGGGCGTACGGAAAGGTCGACGGGCTGGTCAACAACGCCGGCATCCTGCGGTTCAACACGCTCGTCGACACGCCCCTCGAAGAGTTCATGCGGGTCGTGCAGGTCAATCAGGTCGGCGTCTTCCTCGGCATCAAGACCCTGGCCCCCGAGATCGGGGAGGCCGGCGGCGGGACCGTCGTCAACACCGCCTCGTACACCGGCCTCACCGGCATGGCGTACGTCGGCGCGTACAGCGCGAGCAAGCACGCGATCGTCGGCCTCACGCGCGTGGCCGCGCTGGAGCTGGCCTCCAAGGGGATCCGCGTCAACGCCGTCTGTCCCGGGGCGATCGACACCGCCATGAGCAACCCGGCCCTGCTCGACCCGGCGGCGGCGGACGCCGAGGCGGCCTCGGAGGGTGTCGAGCGGCTGTACCGCAAGCTCGTGCCGATGGGCCGCATCGGTACGGCCGAGGAGGTGGCCCGGCTCGCGCTCTTCCTGTCCTGCGAGGACTCCTCCTACATCACCGGCCAGCCCTTCGTGATCGACGGCGGCTGGCTGGCGGGAGTCAGCGCCATGTGA
- a CDS encoding helix-turn-helix transcriptional regulator, with product MTGARRTGAAAPTDPSRKLTVALACAEGDWPHDDWPAPDDPYVGPAQHVPAPYRALREGPLRGAVDVVVLRCEEPSAAFAELLTAMGAMSAPVIVVSPRRDTEAVVEVFRGGAGYLVEGDYCACMLSSAVVAATIGHTYLSPTASVVLREAARRMPDGAEATERVRALLSPREREIMELLSTGLGAQDIGLRLGLSEKTVRNNLSNIYAKLDARGGTEAVLRWLGAPHGDAPGMQGSPIH from the coding sequence TTGACCGGCGCCCGGCGTACGGGCGCCGCCGCCCCGACAGACCCCTCCCGCAAACTGACCGTCGCCCTCGCCTGCGCCGAGGGCGACTGGCCGCACGACGACTGGCCGGCTCCGGACGACCCGTACGTGGGTCCGGCGCAGCACGTTCCTGCGCCCTACCGCGCTCTTCGGGAGGGCCCGTTGCGCGGCGCGGTCGACGTCGTCGTCCTGCGCTGCGAGGAACCGTCGGCCGCCTTCGCGGAGCTGCTGACGGCCATGGGCGCGATGAGCGCCCCGGTGATCGTCGTCAGCCCCCGGCGGGACACCGAGGCGGTGGTCGAGGTGTTCCGGGGCGGGGCGGGCTATCTGGTCGAGGGCGACTACTGCGCCTGCATGCTGTCCTCGGCGGTCGTGGCCGCCACGATCGGACACACCTACCTCTCGCCGACCGCGTCCGTCGTCCTGCGGGAGGCCGCCCGGCGGATGCCCGACGGCGCGGAGGCGACGGAGCGGGTGCGCGCCCTGCTCTCACCCCGCGAGCGGGAGATCATGGAACTGCTCTCGACCGGCCTCGGCGCGCAGGACATCGGTCTGAGACTGGGACTGAGCGAGAAGACCGTCCGCAACAACCTCAGCAACATCTACGCCAAGCTGGACGCCCGGGGCGGCACGGAAGCGGTGCTGCGGTGGCTCGGCGCCCCGCACGGCGACGCCCCGGGCATGCAGGGATCACCCATCCACTGA